A DNA window from Pseudorasbora parva isolate DD20220531a chromosome 19, ASM2467924v1, whole genome shotgun sequence contains the following coding sequences:
- the tent5bb gene encoding terminal nucleotidyltransferase 5Bb: protein MSSADVSEQSRRCCVLSWEQVQRLDSILGECVPIHGRGNFPTLSVQPRHIVQVVRARLEERGVTVRDVKLNGSAASYVLHQDTGLGYKDLDLIFGLSLTDDKTFRLVKDVVLDSLLEFLPAGVSRDRITALTLKEVYVQKLVKVCNDTDRWSLISLSNNTGKNVELKFVDSLRRQFEFSVDSFQIGLDSLLLFDRCSETPMSESFHPTVVGESMYGDFKEALGHLHAKIIATHSPEEIRGGGLLKYCHLLVRGFRPASETQMKTLQRYMCSRFFIDFPDINEQQRKLEAYLQNHFNGMEHKRYDCLVTLHHVVDESTVCLMGHERRQTLALISSLALRVLAEQNAIPALSNVTCYYQPAPYVRDVNFSNYYIAHVHSPISTCNSSYQTWLPCS from the exons ATGTCCTCCGCGGATGTGTCGGAGCAGAGCCGGCGCTGTTGTGTTTTGTCGTGGGAGCAGGTGCAGCGTCTGGACTCCATCCTGGGAGAGTGTGTCCCGATCCACGGGCGAGGAAACTTCCCTACACTCTCGGTTCAGCCTCGACATATCGTACAG GTGGTCCGGGCTCGTCTAGAGGAGCGAGGTGTTACAGTACGCGATGTGAAGCTGAACGGCTCTGCTGCCAGTTACGTGCTCCACCAGGACACTGGCCTGGGCTACAAAGACCTGGACCTGATCTTCGGCTTGAGTCTGACTGATGACAAGACTTTCCGTCTGGTGAAGGATGTGGTCCTGGACAGTCTGCTGGAGTTCCTGCCCGCCGGCGTGAGCCGGGACCGCATCACTGCCTTGACCTTAAAGGAAGTGTACGTGCAGAAGCTGGTGAAGGTTTGCAATGACACAGACCGCTGGAGCCTCATCTCACTTTCCAACAACACTGGGAAAAACGTGGAGCTGAAGTTTGTGGACTCCCTGCGACGGCAATTTGAGTTCAGTGTGGACTCATTTCAGATTGGCTTGGACTCACTGCTGCTTTTTGACCGCTGCTCCGAGACTCCCATGTCCGAGAGTTTCCATCCCACTGTGGTCGGAGAGAGCATGTATGGAGACTTTAAAGAAGCGCTAGGACACCTACATGCCAAAATCATTGCTACGCACAGCCCGGAAGAAATCCGTGGAGGTGGGCTCTTGAAGTACTGCCACTTGCTGGTAAGAGGCTTCCGTCCGGCCTCCGAAACACAGATGAAGACGCTCCAACGCTACATGTGCTCACGCTTCTTCATCGACTTCCCTGACATCAATGAGCAGCAGAGGAAGCTGGAGGCGTACCTGCAGAACCACTTTAACGGCATGGAGCACAAGCGTTACGATTGCCTCGTAACTCTCCATCACGTGGTAGATGAAAGCACCGTATGTCTCATGGGCCATGAGCGGAGACAGACACTTGCGCTCATCTCTTCTCTGGCACTACGCGTGCTGGCTGAACAGAACGCAATTCCTGCACTGTCTAATGTTACGTGTTACTACCAACCAGCTCCCTATGTTAGAGATGTCAACTTCAGCAACTACTATATAGCACATGTGCATTCACCCATTTCCACCTGTAACAGCTCCTATCAAACATGGCTGCCTTGTAGCTGA